The Saccharothrix variisporea genome has a segment encoding these proteins:
- a CDS encoding SDR family NAD(P)-dependent oxidoreductase has protein sequence MRASPYADLEGKIALVTGGSRGIGAATSRALAAQGAAVAVNGRDVEAIEETVGSIVAAGGRAVAAPGDVTDEDVLAGIRATVERELGPVDVLVPLAGGQGAPVPTTELTSQRWREVLDSDLTSVFLTVHEFLPSMVERRTGAIVLMASSAARQPSAANAAYAAAKAGVLMFSRHLAAEVGRHGVRVNCLAPSAVLNDRIRRALPEERLRELAGSFPLGRIGEPDDVAAAVLYLASSASSWVTGATLDLTGGRVTA, from the coding sequence ATGCGTGCCTCTCCGTACGCGGACCTCGAGGGCAAGATCGCCCTGGTCACCGGGGGTTCGCGGGGTATCGGCGCGGCCACCTCACGAGCCTTGGCCGCCCAGGGCGCGGCCGTCGCCGTCAACGGCCGGGACGTGGAAGCCATCGAGGAGACGGTCGGCTCGATCGTCGCCGCCGGCGGGCGGGCGGTCGCCGCGCCCGGTGACGTCACCGACGAGGACGTCCTGGCCGGCATCCGGGCCACCGTCGAGCGGGAGCTCGGACCCGTGGACGTCCTCGTGCCGTTGGCCGGCGGCCAGGGCGCGCCCGTGCCGACCACCGAGCTGACCTCCCAGCGCTGGCGTGAAGTCCTCGACTCCGACCTGACCTCGGTGTTCCTCACCGTGCACGAGTTCCTGCCCTCGATGGTCGAGCGGCGGACCGGGGCGATCGTCCTCATGGCCTCCTCCGCCGCGCGGCAGCCCAGCGCGGCCAACGCCGCCTACGCGGCGGCCAAGGCCGGGGTGCTCATGTTCAGCCGGCACCTGGCCGCCGAGGTCGGCCGGCACGGGGTGCGGGTCAACTGCCTCGCGCCCTCGGCGGTGCTCAACGACCGCATCCGGCGGGCGCTGCCCGAGGAGCGGTTGCGCGAACTGGCCGGCTCGTTCCCGCTCGGCCGGATCGGCGAACCCGACGACGTGGCCGCCGCCGTGCTCTACCTGGCGTCCTCGGCGTCGTCGTGGGTCACCGGCGCGACGCTGGACCTGACCGGCGGGCGGGTGACGGCGTGA
- a CDS encoding DUF4386 domain-containing protein: MTSPAARTGPPLGVLAVVFAALFVAGLVLSVVLAGGAVFPSPFGAAEDITAYFRDHQNAVRVGALLQFAASVPLALYAATASARLGVRAPGAHIALAGGLLAAVFLACSALVSWVLSLPEVAGETLLVRPLQDLAFITGGPGHVVPLGLLIAGVAVPGLLTGVLPRGVALAGLVIAGIAELSTLVLLVPQAAYLLPAARFTGLAWLVVTGFLLPRSRRERP, encoded by the coding sequence GTGACCAGCCCCGCCGCGCGGACCGGTCCCCCGCTGGGCGTGCTGGCCGTCGTCTTCGCCGCCCTGTTCGTCGCCGGGCTCGTCCTGAGCGTCGTCCTGGCCGGCGGCGCGGTGTTCCCGTCGCCGTTCGGGGCGGCGGAGGACATCACGGCCTACTTCCGCGACCACCAGAACGCCGTGCGGGTCGGCGCGCTGCTCCAGTTCGCGGCCTCGGTCCCGCTGGCGCTCTACGCGGCGACCGCCTCCGCCCGGCTGGGCGTCCGGGCGCCCGGCGCACACATCGCCCTGGCCGGCGGCCTGCTCGCGGCGGTGTTCCTGGCGTGCTCGGCGCTGGTGAGCTGGGTGCTGTCCCTGCCGGAGGTCGCGGGCGAAACCCTGCTCGTGCGCCCGTTGCAGGACTTGGCCTTCATCACCGGCGGGCCGGGCCACGTCGTGCCGCTCGGCCTGCTCATCGCCGGCGTGGCGGTGCCCGGACTGCTCACCGGCGTCCTGCCGCGCGGGGTGGCGCTCGCGGGCCTGGTCATCGCCGGGATCGCCGAGCTGTCCACGCTCGTGCTGCTCGTCCCCCAGGCGGCCTACCTGCTACCCGCGGCCCGGTTCACCGGCCTGGCGTGGCTGGTCGTCACCGGTTTCCTGCTCCCCCGCTCCCGAAGGGAACGCCCATGA
- a CDS encoding SGNH/GDSL hydrolase family protein, protein MTTAERLVRFQQPEKSLNYLPGLAQDKVAALFDLTPEAHAALLKGFEDRARAAAESLLADPELARCVDGLPFKGHVVAIGESTTADRLSWFEILRHALRDRDVRLTNLAVSGSTTTQALTRLPALAFARADHVLCMLGGNDVQRIGGPRLVSREETERNLDTLRAASGVEAWTWLTPSRVDEERVRAYPHFQRAGLSWHNEDLDAIADHLASRPEPTVDTRPATSAPDAHLEDGVHLTVEGQQAVAAAVIRALAA, encoded by the coding sequence ATGACCACCGCCGAACGACTCGTCCGGTTCCAGCAGCCGGAGAAGTCGCTGAACTACCTGCCCGGTTTGGCACAGGACAAGGTCGCCGCGCTGTTCGACCTGACCCCGGAGGCACACGCTGCGCTCTTGAAGGGCTTCGAGGACCGGGCGCGGGCCGCCGCCGAGTCCCTGCTGGCCGATCCCGAGCTGGCGCGTTGCGTGGACGGGCTTCCGTTCAAGGGTCACGTGGTCGCCATCGGTGAGAGCACGACCGCGGACCGCCTGTCCTGGTTCGAAATCCTGCGGCACGCCCTGCGCGACCGTGACGTCCGCCTGACCAACCTCGCCGTGTCCGGCAGCACCACCACCCAGGCCCTGACCAGGCTGCCCGCCCTCGCCTTCGCCCGCGCGGACCACGTGCTGTGCATGTTGGGCGGCAACGACGTCCAGCGCATCGGTGGTCCCAGGCTGGTGAGCCGGGAGGAGACCGAAAGGAACCTGGACACCCTGCGGGCGGCGTCCGGCGTGGAGGCTTGGACGTGGCTGACACCGTCCAGGGTGGACGAGGAGCGGGTACGCGCGTATCCGCACTTCCAGCGGGCGGGCTTGAGCTGGCACAACGAGGATCTCGACGCGATCGCCGACCACCTCGCGAGCCGACCCGAGCCGACCGTGGACACCCGGCCGGCCACCAGTGCACCGGATGCCCACTTGGAGGATGGTGTCCACCTGACGGTGGAGGGGCAGCAGGCGGTCGCAGCGGCGGTGATTCGCGCCTTGGCAGCCTGA
- a CDS encoding AraC family transcriptional regulator, which produces MTEIRHQPAAPTLVRTLVPGAAIDAHRHDEHQIVYAARGVVAVTTGRGTWVAPATRAIWVPAGTVHAHQAHGELELHLVGLPARDNPLDLTDPGVLAVGPLLRELILAYTRDPHDDSPPRRRLRAVLLDQLRTSPQQPLHLPTPRDPRLRALCAILHANPADNRTLATLGPLVGASDRTLARLFRTDLGMTFPQWRTQLRLHRALVLLADDTPVTTVAHACGWSSSSAFIDTFRRAFGHTPGRHHRLP; this is translated from the coding sequence ATGACGGAAATCCGCCACCAACCGGCCGCGCCGACCCTGGTGCGGACCCTGGTCCCCGGCGCGGCGATCGACGCCCACCGCCACGACGAGCACCAAATCGTCTACGCGGCGCGGGGCGTGGTAGCGGTGACCACCGGCCGCGGGACCTGGGTGGCGCCGGCGACCCGGGCGATCTGGGTGCCGGCCGGGACCGTGCACGCCCACCAGGCCCACGGCGAGCTCGAACTGCACCTGGTCGGCCTACCCGCGCGCGACAACCCGCTCGACCTGACCGACCCCGGGGTCCTCGCGGTCGGTCCGCTGCTGCGGGAACTGATCCTGGCCTACACCCGCGACCCGCACGACGACAGCCCACCGCGGCGACGGCTGCGCGCAGTCCTGCTCGACCAACTCCGCACGTCGCCACAACAACCGCTGCACCTACCCACACCCCGCGACCCAAGACTGCGGGCACTGTGCGCGATCCTGCACGCCAACCCCGCCGACAACCGGACACTGGCCACCCTCGGCCCACTCGTCGGCGCAAGCGACCGAACCCTGGCCCGACTGTTCCGCACGGACCTGGGCATGACCTTCCCACAATGGCGCACCCAACTGCGCCTGCACCGCGCCCTGGTGCTCCTGGCCGACGACACCCCGGTGACCACCGTGGCCCACGCCTGCGGCTGGTCATCCAGCAGCGCATTCATCGACACCTTCCGACGCGCATTCGGCCACACCCCAGGCCGCCACCACCGTCTGCCGTGA
- a CDS encoding MFS transporter, whose product MSRKILLLSLSHACVDVYQGAVAALVPFFIAERAYGYATASGVVLAASLLSSVAQPLFGVLTDRRAMPWLLPVSTVLGGVGIALSGLVDSYAATLVFVALSGIGVAAYHPESARVARVVGRGRHAAMGWFSLGGNLGFAAAPVLVTAVVTAGGLTLTPLLVLPALVGAVLCLPVLRALEGREPSTGGRPRGCDDVASFLRLSAAVVCRSVVFTGLSTFIAVHARQRTGGGVAAGGFALLLLYLGGAVGTVVGGRLADRWDRVTVLRWSSLATVVAVAGVVFVPGPALYGFVALASACLYVPFSLQVTLAQDYLPTCVGTASGVTLGLTVSIGGLASPLIGTVADHTTLQTALAPLALVPALSWPVVRGLREPGPPATVRHAA is encoded by the coding sequence GTGTCCCGGAAGATCTTGTTGCTTTCCCTCAGCCATGCCTGCGTGGACGTGTACCAGGGCGCGGTGGCCGCGTTGGTGCCGTTCTTCATCGCCGAACGCGCTTACGGCTACGCCACCGCGTCGGGGGTGGTGCTCGCCGCGTCGCTCTTGTCGTCGGTGGCGCAACCGTTGTTCGGCGTGTTGACCGACCGGCGGGCGATGCCGTGGTTGCTGCCGGTCAGCACGGTGCTCGGCGGTGTCGGCATCGCTCTCAGCGGCCTCGTCGACTCCTACGCGGCGACCCTGGTCTTCGTGGCGCTGTCCGGGATCGGCGTCGCCGCCTACCACCCGGAATCGGCCCGGGTCGCTCGCGTCGTGGGCCGGGGTCGGCATGCCGCGATGGGCTGGTTCTCCCTCGGTGGGAACCTCGGGTTCGCCGCCGCGCCCGTCCTGGTCACCGCGGTGGTGACCGCGGGCGGTCTCACCCTGACGCCCCTGTTGGTCTTGCCGGCGCTGGTGGGAGCCGTGTTGTGCTTGCCGGTCCTGCGGGCGCTCGAGGGGCGGGAGCCGTCGACCGGAGGGCGACCTCGGGGGTGCGACGACGTGGCTTCCTTCTTGAGGTTGTCGGCGGCGGTGGTGTGCCGGTCGGTCGTGTTCACCGGGTTGAGCACGTTCATCGCGGTGCACGCCCGGCAGCGGACCGGCGGTGGTGTGGCGGCGGGCGGTTTCGCCTTGCTCCTGCTCTACCTCGGCGGCGCGGTGGGCACCGTCGTGGGCGGCAGGCTGGCCGATCGGTGGGACCGGGTGACCGTGCTGCGCTGGTCCTCCCTCGCGACCGTCGTGGCGGTGGCCGGAGTGGTGTTCGTGCCGGGGCCCGCGCTGTACGGGTTCGTGGCGTTGGCCTCCGCCTGCTTGTACGTCCCGTTCTCCCTCCAGGTCACCCTGGCGCAGGACTACCTGCCCACGTGCGTCGGCACGGCGAGCGGTGTCACGCTGGGGTTGACGGTCAGCATCGGCGGACTCGCGAGCCCGCTCATCGGGACCGTCGCCGACCACACGACCCTCCAGACCGCCCTCGCTCCCCTGGCCCTGGTCCCCGCGTTGAGCTGGCCTGTGGTGCGCGGGCTGCGCGAACCGGGGCCGCCCGCGACCGTCCGGCACGCTGCGTGA
- a CDS encoding AAA family ATPase — MGRVGLIGRDVERKRLAEVLDGIAERGGALVVRGEVGVGKSALVADATEACRVLAAVGTEAEAHLPFAGLHRLLHPVRRGLEALPGPQRAALATALGMAEGPEPNPYLVGLATLSLLAEEAATRPLVVVADDAHWLDRSSAEVLAFVARRLESEPVVLLATVRDDTPSPFDDLPALTLDPLGDDAAAELLTATAPDLAPDERARLLRVAAGNPLALTELPTHPAQPRLERAFLDRVAALPPATAACLLAAAVNDGDSVDEARSAAATLVGPVDVTAFAPAVRARLVEVAHGAVRFRHPLMRSAIAGSADTRPVHRALAEVLHDQPDRQVWHRAAATDGPDEDVAADLAHAADRARRRGAVHTAIEALERAARLGTTDLRGPRLLLAAELAVEAGRRDVVDRLVAEAGRLPLGHRARATATWLVSAFDDGIADGSGAFALAALAESVADVEDHDLATRILWGAGMRCFWVEPGPDARAALLAVADRLLPDPLDPRAVAISAYLAPTTRVEAVLSGLTALSGETDPQRARFLGSAALQVGAFDLAARFSGFAVPGLRAQGRLGLVTRALAVQAWSRVRLGDIAGARPAAVEAERLAVETDQPYLVGFARAVQAEIAALRGEVRQANALAGEAERSGLAAAARPVLATARRARALAASAEGRHGDAFTDLRRMADPADPAHQVALHRYVLPEMADAAVRCDRAEELAELLAGMEPTASPAFRFGLDYANAVLKPSDEAFTRALETTWPLDRARAELALGEWLRRRRRVVEARDRLRAARDAFDALGTPLWGDRARRELRTAGETSPNRAPNARDLLTPHELGIAQLAAEGLTNREIGQRLYLSHRTVSTHLHRIFPKLGVSSRTELGDVLE, encoded by the coding sequence ATGGGTCGCGTGGGGTTGATCGGGCGTGACGTGGAGCGCAAGCGGCTGGCCGAGGTGCTCGACGGGATCGCCGAGCGCGGTGGCGCGCTGGTCGTGCGGGGCGAGGTGGGGGTCGGGAAGTCCGCGCTGGTGGCCGACGCGACCGAGGCGTGCCGGGTGCTGGCCGCGGTGGGCACCGAGGCCGAGGCGCACCTGCCGTTCGCGGGCCTGCACCGGCTGCTGCACCCCGTCCGGCGCGGGCTGGAGGCGCTGCCCGGACCCCAGCGCGCGGCCCTGGCCACCGCGCTGGGCATGGCCGAGGGACCCGAGCCGAACCCGTACCTGGTGGGTCTCGCGACCCTGTCGTTGCTGGCGGAGGAGGCCGCGACCCGGCCGCTGGTCGTGGTGGCCGACGACGCGCACTGGCTCGACCGCTCCAGCGCGGAGGTGCTCGCGTTCGTCGCGCGCCGCCTGGAGTCCGAACCGGTCGTGCTGCTGGCGACCGTGCGCGACGACACCCCGTCCCCGTTCGACGACCTGCCCGCGCTGACCCTCGACCCGCTCGGCGACGACGCCGCCGCCGAACTCCTCACCGCCACCGCCCCGGACCTCGCGCCCGACGAGCGCGCCCGACTGCTGCGCGTGGCGGCCGGCAACCCGTTGGCGCTGACCGAACTGCCCACCCACCCGGCACAACCCCGCCTCGAACGCGCGTTCCTCGACCGCGTGGCCGCGCTGCCCCCGGCGACCGCCGCGTGCCTGCTGGCGGCGGCGGTCAACGACGGCGACTCGGTCGACGAGGCCCGGTCCGCCGCCGCGACCCTGGTCGGGCCGGTGGACGTTACGGCCTTCGCGCCCGCCGTGCGGGCCCGGCTGGTCGAGGTCGCGCACGGCGCGGTGCGGTTCCGCCACCCGCTGATGCGGTCCGCCATCGCCGGGTCCGCCGACACCCGGCCCGTCCACCGGGCGCTGGCGGAAGTGCTGCACGACCAGCCGGACCGGCAGGTGTGGCACCGCGCGGCGGCCACTGACGGTCCGGACGAGGACGTTGCCGCCGACCTGGCCCACGCCGCCGACCGCGCCCGCCGCCGGGGTGCCGTGCACACCGCGATCGAGGCCCTCGAACGCGCCGCCCGGCTCGGCACCACCGACCTGCGCGGTCCTCGCCTCCTGCTGGCCGCCGAACTGGCCGTGGAGGCGGGCCGGCGGGACGTGGTCGACCGCCTGGTGGCCGAGGCGGGGCGGCTGCCGCTGGGACACCGGGCGCGGGCCACGGCGACGTGGCTGGTCAGCGCGTTCGACGACGGCATCGCCGATGGGTCGGGGGCGTTCGCGCTGGCGGCCCTGGCCGAGTCCGTCGCCGACGTCGAGGACCACGACCTGGCCACCCGCATCCTGTGGGGCGCGGGCATGCGCTGCTTCTGGGTCGAACCCGGTCCGGACGCGCGGGCGGCGCTGCTCGCCGTGGCCGACCGGCTGCTGCCCGACCCGCTGGACCCGCGCGCGGTGGCGATCTCGGCCTACCTCGCGCCCACGACCCGGGTCGAGGCGGTCCTGAGTGGACTGACCGCGCTGTCCGGCGAGACCGACCCGCAGCGGGCCCGGTTCCTGGGCAGCGCGGCGTTGCAGGTGGGCGCGTTCGACCTGGCCGCGCGGTTCTCCGGGTTCGCCGTGCCGGGCCTGCGCGCCCAGGGCCGGTTGGGCTTGGTGACGCGGGCGCTGGCCGTGCAGGCGTGGAGCCGGGTGCGGCTGGGTGACATCGCCGGCGCTCGCCCCGCCGCCGTGGAGGCCGAGCGGTTGGCCGTGGAGACCGACCAGCCTTACCTGGTCGGTTTCGCGCGGGCCGTGCAAGCGGAGATCGCCGCGCTGCGCGGTGAGGTCCGCCAGGCCAACGCCCTGGCCGGGGAAGCCGAGCGCTCGGGCTTGGCCGCCGCCGCCCGTCCCGTCCTGGCCACCGCCCGCCGCGCCCGCGCACTGGCCGCGTCGGCGGAGGGCCGCCACGGTGACGCGTTCACCGACCTGCGCCGCATGGCCGATCCCGCCGACCCGGCGCACCAGGTGGCACTGCACCGGTACGTCCTGCCGGAGATGGCGGACGCGGCCGTCCGGTGCGATCGGGCGGAGGAGTTGGCGGAACTGTTGGCCGGGATGGAGCCCACGGCGTCACCCGCGTTCCGGTTCGGCTTGGACTACGCGAACGCTGTCTTGAAGCCGAGCGATGAGGCGTTCACTCGGGCTTTGGAGACGACGTGGCCCCTGGACCGGGCGCGTGCCGAACTCGCGCTGGGTGAGTGGTTGCGCCGCCGGCGCCGCGTGGTCGAAGCGCGTGACCGGCTGCGGGCGGCTCGTGACGCCTTCGACGCGCTGGGGACGCCGCTGTGGGGCGACCGTGCCCGGCGCGAACTCCGCACGGCCGGTGAGACGAGTCCGAATCGTGCGCCGAACGCCCGGGATCTGCTCACGCCGCACGAGTTGGGCATCGCCCAGCTCGCCGCCGAGGGGTTGACCAACCGTGAGATCGGGCAACGGTTGTACCTGTCGCACCGGACGGTGAGCACCCACTTGCACCGGATCTTTCCCAAGCTCGGTGTCAGCTCGCGTACCGAGCTTGGGGACGTTCTGGAGTGA
- a CDS encoding ABC-F family ATP-binding cassette domain-containing protein, with translation MSAIVCTALSFAWPDDTPVFDDLSFTVGPGRTGLVAPNGAGKSTLLRLIAGDLRPTAGTVTVRGLLGYLPQHLPLATDLTVAQVLGIDHVLRALHAIESGDAAEEHFATVGNDWDVEERTRAHLDRLGLGDVHPTRTLGTLSGGQVVSLGLAAQLLKQPDVLLLDEPTNNLDRAARTRLHTVLDGWNGCLLVVSHDRELLDRMDRIAELERGDLRLYGGDFTAYEESVRVEREAAERAVRNAEQEVKREKAQLQQARERATRRANTAARNLGDAGLPKIFAGTMKRNAEKTAAKSEETHADRVAEAQSKLDEATRGLPDDQVITLVLPATTVPAGRTVFHGEGLRGNHGDHTVFEDVDLTIRGPERIALTGANGAGKSTLLRLLDTGERVAHLTQRLDLLDPGRSVLDNLATSAPSLSAERRMHLLARFLFRGERAHLPVGVLSGGERLRATLACVLYAEPAPHLLLLDEPTNNLDLVSVGQLENALNAYRGAFVVVSHDERFLENIGITRRLTLEDGHLLPS, from the coding sequence ATGTCTGCCATCGTGTGCACCGCCCTGTCCTTCGCCTGGCCCGACGACACCCCGGTGTTCGACGACCTGTCGTTCACCGTCGGCCCGGGGCGCACCGGCCTGGTCGCCCCCAACGGCGCCGGCAAGTCCACCCTGCTGCGCCTGATCGCCGGCGACCTGCGCCCCACCGCGGGCACGGTCACCGTCCGCGGCCTGCTCGGCTACCTGCCCCAGCACCTCCCGCTGGCCACCGACCTCACCGTGGCGCAGGTGCTCGGCATCGACCACGTCCTGCGCGCCCTGCACGCCATCGAGTCCGGCGACGCCGCCGAGGAGCACTTCGCCACTGTTGGGAACGACTGGGACGTCGAGGAACGCACCCGCGCCCACCTCGACCGGCTGGGCCTGGGCGACGTCCACCCGACCCGCACCCTGGGCACGCTCAGCGGCGGCCAGGTCGTGTCCCTGGGCCTGGCGGCGCAACTGCTCAAGCAACCGGACGTGCTCCTGCTCGACGAACCCACCAACAACCTCGACCGCGCCGCCCGCACCCGCCTGCACACCGTCCTGGACGGCTGGAACGGCTGCCTGCTGGTGGTCAGCCACGACCGTGAACTCCTGGACCGCATGGACCGCATCGCGGAACTGGAACGCGGCGACCTCCGCCTGTACGGCGGCGACTTCACCGCCTACGAGGAGTCCGTCCGCGTCGAACGCGAGGCCGCCGAACGGGCCGTCCGCAACGCCGAACAGGAGGTCAAACGCGAAAAGGCCCAACTCCAACAGGCCCGAGAACGGGCAACCCGCCGCGCCAACACCGCCGCCCGCAACCTGGGCGACGCCGGCCTGCCGAAGATCTTCGCCGGCACCATGAAGCGCAACGCCGAGAAGACCGCCGCCAAGTCGGAGGAAACCCACGCCGACCGCGTGGCGGAAGCACAGTCCAAACTGGACGAAGCAACCCGCGGCCTGCCCGACGACCAGGTCATCACGCTCGTGCTGCCCGCCACCACCGTCCCCGCCGGCCGCACGGTCTTCCACGGCGAGGGCCTGCGCGGCAACCACGGCGACCACACGGTCTTCGAGGACGTGGACCTGACCATCCGAGGCCCTGAACGCATCGCCCTGACCGGCGCGAACGGCGCCGGCAAGTCCACCCTCCTGCGCCTGCTGGACACCGGCGAGCGAGTCGCCCACCTGACCCAACGCCTGGACCTGTTGGACCCGGGGCGAAGCGTCCTGGACAACCTAGCCACCTCCGCGCCGAGCCTGTCCGCGGAGCGCCGGATGCACCTGCTGGCAAGGTTCCTGTTCCGCGGCGAGCGAGCACACCTGCCGGTGGGCGTCCTCTCAGGCGGCGAACGCCTGCGCGCGACCCTGGCCTGCGTCCTGTACGCCGAACCCGCACCACACCTGCTGCTGCTGGACGAGCCGACCAACAACCTGGACTTGGTGAGCGTGGGCCAACTGGAGAACGCACTCAACGCCTACCGTGGCGCGTTTGTGGTGGTCAGCCACGACGAACGCTTCCTGGAAAACATCGGAATCACCCGCCGCCTGACCCTGGAGGACGGCCACCTGCTCCCAAGCTGA
- a CDS encoding alpha/beta fold hydrolase: MITRRRFTQAVAASLAVPGLTAGVAAGEHSSLGPVRHVDAGDVRMAYVEYGTARGPVVLLLHGWPYDPCSYIDVGPLLAARGYRVIVPYLRGFGPTVFRSPDTVRNAQQSAVALDVIALMDALRIDRAVIGGYDWGARTADVIAALWPSRCAALVSVSGYLITNLAANLNPLKPAAEYGWWYQFYFATERGAAGYRENTAEFNRLIWRIASPTWDFDDATYARTAASFTNPDHVAIVLHNYRWRLGLAPGEPRFDEYERLLAATPKIAVPTIKIGSDFDGPNIDGSSYRSMFTGRYEHRVFSGIGHNVPQEAPRDFAKAVVDASRL; the protein is encoded by the coding sequence ATGATCACCAGGCGGCGGTTCACCCAGGCGGTCGCGGCCTCACTGGCCGTGCCCGGTCTGACCGCGGGCGTCGCGGCCGGAGAACACAGCTCGCTCGGGCCGGTGCGGCACGTGGACGCCGGGGACGTGCGCATGGCCTACGTCGAGTACGGCACGGCCCGAGGCCCGGTCGTGCTGCTGCTGCACGGCTGGCCGTACGACCCGTGCAGCTACATCGACGTCGGCCCGCTGCTCGCCGCGCGCGGCTACCGCGTCATCGTGCCCTACCTGCGCGGCTTCGGCCCGACCGTGTTCCGCTCACCCGACACCGTCCGCAACGCGCAGCAGTCGGCGGTGGCGTTGGACGTCATCGCGCTGATGGACGCCCTGCGCATCGACCGCGCCGTGATCGGCGGCTACGACTGGGGCGCGCGGACCGCCGACGTGATCGCCGCCCTGTGGCCGTCCCGGTGCGCCGCGCTGGTGTCGGTCAGCGGGTACCTGATCACCAACCTGGCGGCCAACCTGAACCCGCTCAAGCCCGCCGCCGAGTACGGCTGGTGGTACCAGTTCTACTTCGCCACCGAACGCGGCGCGGCCGGCTACCGGGAGAACACCGCCGAGTTCAACCGCCTGATCTGGCGGATCGCCTCGCCGACCTGGGACTTCGACGACGCCACCTACGCCCGCACGGCGGCGTCGTTCACCAACCCCGACCACGTGGCGATCGTGCTGCACAACTACCGGTGGCGGCTGGGCCTGGCCCCCGGCGAGCCCCGCTTCGACGAGTACGAGCGCCTGCTGGCCGCCACCCCGAAGATCGCGGTGCCGACCATCAAGATCGGCAGCGACTTCGACGGCCCGAACATCGACGGCAGCTCGTACCGGTCGATGTTCACCGGCCGGTACGAGCACCGGGTGTTCAGCGGGATCGGCCACAACGTGCCCCAGGAAGCCCCGCGGGACTTCGCCAAGGCCGTCGTGGACGCCTCCCGGCTCTAG